The Comamonas sp. 26 DNA window TATTGCTTGGTGGTCAGGCCGCCGGGCATCTGGCCCTTGCCCTCGAAATGGTGCAGCGATGCGGACAGGCTGCTCTTGCTCGTGAGCTGGTAGCTGCCCTTGAGCAGCAAATCGTCGACATCGGTTCTGTCGTTGCTGCTGCGCCAGCCCTTGCCATGCGTGCCCGAATACAGCAGGGCCAGACCCAGGCCAGACTCATTGGTGCCGCCCACAAACAGGCTGGGGCTGGTTTTGGTGTTGCCGTTGTGGCCGTAGATTTCCGTGCCTATGGAGGCTTCGGCCGCGAAGGTCTTGGGAATGGCGCGGGTCGTGAAGTTGATGATACCGCCCACGTTCTGCGGGCCGTAGCGCACAGAGCCGGCGCCGCGTACCACGTCAATGGATTCCAGATTACCCAGCGCCACGGGGGCCAGAGACAGCTGCGGCTGGCCGTAAGGTGCATAGGAGATGGGGATGCCGTCCTGCAGCATATACGAGCGTGGCGAGAGGCGTGCTGTTAGGCCGCGCACGCTCAGGTTCAGCGAAATATCGCTGCCGCCCGTGCCGTTGCTGTCCTGTACCTGCACGCCAGGCACTAGGCGCAGCGCTTCGCGCAGTGTGGTGGCGCCGCTTTCCTGGATACGCTCGCGTTCGACAATGGTGCGGGCGCCGGGGTGCTCCAGCACTTTTTCGGCATTGGGCGTGTCGCCATCCAGCCAGTTGCCGGTGACGGTGACCGAATCCAGGGCGGCTTCGGGTGCGGCCGTGGTCTGTGCATGAACGGGGCTGGCAACGCTGCCAAAGACGGCGGCGACAGCGGCGGCTGCGCAGCTCAAACGGAATGCGCGATGAGAGGGGTGATTTTGGTTGGCCATAAGGTGTTGTGTGTGCACACACAATGGCTGGCTTGCAGTCAGGGCGTAGTTCCGTGGCGGCACGGACTACGTCAAAAGCGCGCTTGGCTATGTGGTATTTGTAGGCAGGCGCCGATATTAATGAGAACAGCTGTCATTTGGCTGTTTGTGGTTATGCAGCTGCGCAAAATACAACAGCCTCCCCAACCGGCATTCGCCAGCTGAGGAGGCTGCTTGTTTTGCGACTGTGTGCTTGCTTAAACCTGTTCGGCCAGCAGCTCCTGCAAAGTCTTGACCTGCATGCGCAGGCGCTCATTCTCGGCTTGCAGCTCGGTCACGCGGGCTTGCAGCTCTTCGGCGCTGGCGGCGGGCGCTGCTTCTGCCGATTCATCGGCCTCGGGCTTGGCGGCCTTGGGCTTTTTCTTGGCATCGCGCACCCGCTTGGCGGCTTGCTTGAGCGCATCGGCACCTTCGGCGGCCACGGCCTGCTGCTCTTCCTCGGGCAGGGTGGCAACCACGGCAGCGGCATTCAGCGACAGCTCGCCGGCCTTCACGGCGGCCACCACTTCAGGCGCCGCTTTTTCCTGAATCGTCTCGATCATCTTGACCTGACCAGCCGATAGGCGGGCGGCACGGGCCAGCGCTTCGCGCGTGTCCAGCGCCTCATCAGGCACCTTGGCCACGCTGGCCAGTGCCTGGGCGACAGCGGGGTCGGTATCGCCTTCCCAGGGGGCTTCTTCGCTGGCGGGCTGGGAGGCCTTGGCGGCATTCACCGCAGCGGCGGCTGCTGCACGGCGCGAAGCAATGATTTCGCGCTTGCGCAAGGCCAGCACGCCGCGTTGGAAGTCGGAGACGCTGCGGCGGCCCAGGTGCTGGTCGATCATCCACAGATGCACATCGTCCATGGTCTTGAACTGCGTGGCCTGAATGGTGTTGAAGGGCAGGCCATGTTTTTGGCAGATGCCGTAGCGGTTGTGGCCGTCGATCAGCAGCTCGCCCCAGACCACCAGCGCATCGCGACAGCCTTCGGCGAGGATGCTGCGCTCCAGCGATTCGTGCTCGTCAGCGGTCAGCGGGTCGATATAGGCCTTGAGGCCTTCGTCAATTTGGAGTTCCATGGGGGTGCTTTTGAATGAGGAGCAGCTAGCGCTTGCCGTATCTAGGTTTGAGGGCGAATAAAGCTTGATACTCAATAAATACAGGCGCTACATGCTATGAAAAAAAGAGAAACGCCCCAGCGTATGGGGCGTTGGCAAATAGCGTGGTCAGAGCTTACAGCAGACGCGAAATCAGCGCACCTTCGATCGGGCCTTCCAGCGGAATACGCACGCGGATGGGGTTGCCCTGGGCCACTTCCACGGGCTTTCCTTCCAGGTCAAACATCTTTTCCAGCTTGATCTGACGGTTGCCCGTGGGGTGAATGATTTCCAGCGTATCGCCGACCGAGAAGCGGTTCTTGGTCTCGATTTCGGCCATGCCGTTTTCGTAAGCACGCACTTCGCCCACAAAGTGGCTGCGTTGCAGCACGCTGTGGCCGGTTTCGTAGTTCTGGTAATCGTTGGCGGGGCGGCGCTCCATCAGGCCGCCGGTGTAACCGCGGTTAGCCAAGCCTTCCAGCTCGGTGATCAGCTCGGGGTTGAAGGGGCGACCGGCCACTGCGTCATCAATGGCGCGGCGGTAGGTCTGGGCCGTGCGGGCCACGTAGTACAGGCTCTTGGTGCGGCCTTCGATCTTGAGCGAATCCACGCCAATCTTGGTCAGGCGCTCCACATGCTCCACGGCGCGCAGGTCCTTGGAATTCATGATGTAGGTGCCATGCTCATCTTCCATGATGGGCATCATCTCGCCGGGGCGGCCTTTTTCTTCCAGCAGGTAAATCGCGTCAGCTTTAGGGTGGCGCTGCTGGTCACCGCAGGTGCTGGTGAACTGGTTGTCCAGGTCGTTCTTGGCGTCTTCGAAGTTGAAGCCGTTTTCCATGGTCTGGCCCAGCGCTTCGCCGGTGTTGGGGTCCACATTGGCGTCATGCGTCTTGTAGTCCCAGCGGCAGGCGTTGGTGCAAGTGCCCTGGTTGGGGTCGCGGCGGTTGAAGTAGCCGCTCAGCAAACAACGGCCCGAGTAGGCAATGCACAGAGCGCCGTGCACAAACACTTCCAGCTCCATATCGGGGCATTCCTGGCGGATCTTTTCGATCTCGTCCAGGCTCAGCTCGCGCGACAGGATGATGCGCTCCACGCCCATCTTCTGCCAGAACTTCACGGTGGCGTGGTTGGTGGTGTTGGCCTGTACGGACAGGTGAATGACCTGCTCTGGCCACTTTTCCTTGACCATCATGATCAGGCCGGGGTCGGCCATGATCATGGCGTCCGGCTTCATGGCGATGATGGGCTCGATGTCTCGCAGATAGGTACGAACCTTATCGTTGTGGGCAATCAGATTGCTGGTCAGGAAGAACTTCTTGCCGCGCGCGTGCGCTTCGGCAATGCCCTGGCCGATCTGCTCCAGGCGGAATTCGTTGTTGCGCGCGCGCAGAGAGTAGCGCGGCTGGCCGGCGTATACAGCGTCGGCACCAAAGTCATAGGCGGCGCGCATCTTGTCGAGCGAGCCGGCGGGCAGCAAGAGTTCGGGGGCTTTGAGGGTCATGATTCCTCTATTGTCCCGCATAGCGCTTTTCACCGTGGCTTGCTAAGGCTACGTGGTCTGTAGCAGATGCTGGTACAACTGGCGTGCAGGCAATGACAACGCTGCCGTCGACACAGGCATGCACAGCAGCAGCTGGCGTTGTGCCCAGGTTTCGCTCAAAGGCACAGCCACCACGCCGGTGCTGGTGGCATGGCGCTGCACGGCGGCCAGAGGCAGCACCGCAATGCCTACCCCCTGGCCTACCAACTGGCATAGTCCCTCGAAATGCGGCAGCTGCACCTGGGTGCGCAGCAGCTGGCCGCTGATCTGCTGGGCCTGGCGCTGCAGCAGCTGTTGCAGGGCGGAATCACGTGGCAGGCCAACCCAGTTTTCTTGCAGCAGCTCGGTCAGCGTCAGTTGCTGGTGTTTGGCCAGCGCATGGCATTGCGGCAAGACGGCTGCCAGCGGATCTGCTTTCCAGGGCTCGCAGTGCAGGCCGCTGAGAGCACTCGCGTCCTGCGGCTCTGCCGCCACGCCGATATCGCACAGGCCCTGGTGCAGTGCACCCAGCACTTCGGCGCTGGGACATTCCTGCAGCTCCAGCGCAATCTGCGGGTGCAGCAGCAAAAATCCACCAATAGCCAGCGGCAGATGCTCGCGCACGGCCGAGGTATTGCCGCGCAGGCGTATCTGCCCGGCCAGGCCGGCCCCGAATTCGCCCATGGCGCCGCGCAGCTGTTGCATTTGCGCCAGCACCTGGCGCGCATGCTGGCCCAGGGTATGGCCTGCAGCCGTGGGCTGCACGCCGCGTGCCTGGCGAACGAGCAGCGCCGTGCCCAGAAGCGCCTCCATTCCGCGCACGCGCTCGCTGGCCGAGGCCAGCGTGAGATGGCAGCGCTGTGCCGCCGCCGTCAGCGTGCCGCTGTCGAGGATGTGCACAAACAGCTGGAGGTCGGTCAGGTCAAAACGCATGGGTTTTCATGGGTGGTTCAAGCCTCAGTTTTTAGCGAAGTATTGCTTTCAAAATTCCCGATAGTCATTGGCTACATATCGGCGGATTATCAACGTTCACAAGAATATTGACAGTTCTTGCTGATGCTTGGTGGTTAGACTGAAACGAAGGATTGATGATGTGGAGCGAAGGTTGGATGGCTGCGTTGGCCATTGGCGTATTTGGCGTGGCGGGCTTGGTCAAGGGCGTGGTGGGCCTGGGCCTGCCCACGGTTTCCATGGCCCTGCTGGCGCTGTTCATGCCGCCAGCGCAGGCGGCTGCGCTATTGTTGCTGCCGTCATTGGTGACCAATGTGGTGCAGATGCGGCCAATGAATACCTTGCCAGCGCTGCTCAAGCGTCTGGGCGGCATGCAGCTGGGAATCGCTGCGGGCACGTTGGGTGGCATGGCCGTTTGGGGCAGCTTGGGCAGCTTGCCGCAGGCGCATCTGGCCTTGGGGCTGGCGCTGGTGGTCTATGGGCTTTGGGGGCTGTGCGGCCCGCAATGGCTGGTGCCGCTGCGGCATCAGGCCTGGCTGGGGCTGGTCGTCGGCTTTGTGTCCGGAGGCATTACCGCGCTGACGGGCGTGTTTGTCGTGCCTGCGGTGGCGTTTTTGCAGTCTCTGGGACTGGCGCGCGCGGCGCTGATGCAGGCCATGGGCTTGTGCTTTACTGTGTCCACTCTGGCTTTGGGGCTGGGCATGTGGTGGTTTGGCAAGGAGGGCGCGGTTTCGGGCGGTCTGGGTCTTGGTCTTGGTCTGGTGGTTTCGGGCCTGATGCTGATTCCCGCCTTGGCTGGCATGCACTGGGGCGAGGTGCTGCGCGAAAAGCTCTCGACCGCGCGTTTCAAAAAGCTGCTGATGGGTAGCTTGATGGCGCTGGGCGTGTATATGCTTTTCTAGGCGTGAGGTCCGGGTAGCTGAGGTACTGTTGTCGTCTGCGATAGATGGCGCTGCAAGCCATTGGCCAGATGGTCAAACAGCAGGCGTATTCGCAAGGTGTCGCGCTGGTCTTCATGCATGGCCAGCCACATCTCATAGTTCCATTGGACCTCTTCAGGCAGTACATGCAGGTATTGGGGGTCTCCAACGACCAGCGAGAGCTGACAGGCACCGATGCCGAAACCAGCCTGAACGGCCATCCACTGCGTCACCTCGCTATCACAGCGCAGGGCAAAGCTTTCACGGCTCAGGCCAAGCTTTGCCAGAGCCGGATGCTGCAAAGGCGTTTCATCCCGGTCCACACCAATCAGTGGATGTATAAAAAGCGCTTGCAAATCGCTGGGCAGGCCATGTCTGCGGGCATAGCTCTGGTGGGCAAACAGCCCTGCTTTGACAGAGCCCACATGGCGTGCAACCAGTGCCGCCTGCGTGGGACGCTGCATGCGTACCGCGATATCGGCCTGACGCTGCAGTAGGTCTTCATTGCGGTTGGACAGGGCCAGTTCGACCACAATGGCCGGATGCTGCTCCCGAAATGCAGCCAGCATGGGAGGCAAGACCATGGTGCCAACCATTTCGCTGGCAGAGATGCGCACGGTACCCTGTGCCTGGGTACTCGCTGCGGATGCGGTGCGCATCAGGCTATTGGCTGCAGACGCCATGGTCTGCACCTGTGCAAGCAATGAATTCGCCAGTGGCGTGGGATTGAGGCCATGTCGCGAGCGTGTAAACAGCGCCGCATTTAGGCATTGCTCTAGTGCGTTGATATGTCGGCTGATGCTTGGCTGCGTCAGTTTCAAGGCCCGGGCTGCACCAGAGAGGCTGCCGTGTTCCACAACCGCCAGAAAGCTGCGCCAAAGCTCCCAGCTGGGCTGTGCTGGCGTGTTGTTCTGCTCGGGCTCAGAAGATGCTTGGTTCATTGATTTTTGTATATCAATTGCAAGTATTTAGCTAATTTTAGTTTAGCTGAGGTTTGCCTAGCATTTCTCGATCATGACTTGAAAGGCTTGCCATGCTTGGGATTTTGCTGATTTCGGTTCTCATTTTTTCGATAGCGCTGGGGCTGGCGTTCTTGAGGGCTCCGCAGGCAGAACTGCACACCTGCATCGAGATCGACGCCACGCCGGAAAGAGTCTGGGAGCTGTTGGGGAATCCCGGGAGTTACGGTCAATGGAACCCGTTCATTGTTTCCATGCAGGGCGAGCTGGTGCAGGGGGGCAGGCTGATCAACCAGCTGCAGTCTTCGCGAGGCAGGCGCATGGAGTTCAGGCCGCAGGTTCTGACGGTTCAAGCCGCCCGCGAACTGCGCTGGCGTGGGCGGCTGTTTTTTCCTCGTATTTTTGACGGCGAGCATTTCTTTGAGTTGCAGCCAATGCAGCAGCCGGGTACTTCTCATCCGCGCACACGGCTGATGCATGGGGAGAGGTTTAGGGGCGTGTTGCTCTGGTGGATGGACGTTGAAGAATTTCGCCCCGATTTTGAGCGTATGAACCTCGCGCTCAAATCTGCTGCCGAGCAGCAGAATTTCAG harbors:
- a CDS encoding LysR family transcriptional regulator, giving the protein MRFDLTDLQLFVHILDSGTLTAAAQRCHLTLASASERVRGMEALLGTALLVRQARGVQPTAAGHTLGQHARQVLAQMQQLRGAMGEFGAGLAGQIRLRGNTSAVREHLPLAIGGFLLLHPQIALELQECPSAEVLGALHQGLCDIGVAAEPQDASALSGLHCEPWKADPLAAVLPQCHALAKHQQLTLTELLQENWVGLPRDSALQQLLQRQAQQISGQLLRTQVQLPHFEGLCQLVGQGVGIAVLPLAAVQRHATSTGVVAVPLSETWAQRQLLLCMPVSTAALSLPARQLYQHLLQTT
- the yegQ gene encoding tRNA 5-hydroxyuridine modification protein YegQ, yielding MRDNRGIMTLKAPELLLPAGSLDKMRAAYDFGADAVYAGQPRYSLRARNNEFRLEQIGQGIAEAHARGKKFFLTSNLIAHNDKVRTYLRDIEPIIAMKPDAMIMADPGLIMMVKEKWPEQVIHLSVQANTTNHATVKFWQKMGVERIILSRELSLDEIEKIRQECPDMELEVFVHGALCIAYSGRCLLSGYFNRRDPNQGTCTNACRWDYKTHDANVDPNTGEALGQTMENGFNFEDAKNDLDNQFTSTCGDQQRHPKADAIYLLEEKGRPGEMMPIMEDEHGTYIMNSKDLRAVEHVERLTKIGVDSLKIEGRTKSLYYVARTAQTYRRAIDDAVAGRPFNPELITELEGLANRGYTGGLMERRPANDYQNYETGHSVLQRSHFVGEVRAYENGMAEIETKNRFSVGDTLEIIHPTGNRQIKLEKMFDLEGKPVEVAQGNPIRVRIPLEGPIEGALISRLL
- a CDS encoding LysR family transcriptional regulator, with protein sequence MNQASSEPEQNNTPAQPSWELWRSFLAVVEHGSLSGAARALKLTQPSISRHINALEQCLNAALFTRSRHGLNPTPLANSLLAQVQTMASAANSLMRTASAASTQAQGTVRISASEMVGTMVLPPMLAAFREQHPAIVVELALSNRNEDLLQRQADIAVRMQRPTQAALVARHVGSVKAGLFAHQSYARRHGLPSDLQALFIHPLIGVDRDETPLQHPALAKLGLSRESFALRCDSEVTQWMAVQAGFGIGACQLSLVVGDPQYLHVLPEEVQWNYEMWLAMHEDQRDTLRIRLLFDHLANGLQRHLSQTTTVPQLPGPHA
- a CDS encoding sulfite exporter TauE/SafE family protein, with the translated sequence MWSEGWMAALAIGVFGVAGLVKGVVGLGLPTVSMALLALFMPPAQAAALLLLPSLVTNVVQMRPMNTLPALLKRLGGMQLGIAAGTLGGMAVWGSLGSLPQAHLALGLALVVYGLWGLCGPQWLVPLRHQAWLGLVVGFVSGGITALTGVFVVPAVAFLQSLGLARAALMQAMGLCFTVSTLALGLGMWWFGKEGAVSGGLGLGLGLVVSGLMLIPALAGMHWGEVLREKLSTARFKKLLMGSLMALGVYMLF
- a CDS encoding plasmid replication/partition related protein — encoded protein: MELQIDEGLKAYIDPLTADEHESLERSILAEGCRDALVVWGELLIDGHNRYGICQKHGLPFNTIQATQFKTMDDVHLWMIDQHLGRRSVSDFQRGVLALRKREIIASRRAAAAAAVNAAKASQPASEEAPWEGDTDPAVAQALASVAKVPDEALDTREALARAARLSAGQVKMIETIQEKAAPEVVAAVKAGELSLNAAAVVATLPEEEQQAVAAEGADALKQAAKRVRDAKKKPKAAKPEADESAEAAPAASAEELQARVTELQAENERLRMQVKTLQELLAEQV
- a CDS encoding SRPBCC domain-containing protein; this translates as MLGILLISVLIFSIALGLAFLRAPQAELHTCIEIDATPERVWELLGNPGSYGQWNPFIVSMQGELVQGGRLINQLQSSRGRRMEFRPQVLTVQAARELRWRGRLFFPRIFDGEHFFELQPMQQPGTSHPRTRLMHGERFRGVLLWWMDVEEFRPDFERMNLALKSAAEQQNFSANSD